One part of the Chthoniobacterales bacterium genome encodes these proteins:
- a CDS encoding FlgD immunoglobulin-like domain containing protein: MTLWRSIALFLLLIGQLTAATLPFQFTLDEDATTSAGVFTPDGTLVRTLWRKVDFTRGDHTSTWDGLTDEQAAAPAGSYSVRVLSHHLDYIWQGAIGNTSTAQYGPTVHRGFRPLRDLTISGTNAFYITGYVEGDYDFRQFLTNDIQRVNDHWCWYRNTDGTLVSQTGNIFTPEWVATDTDGTWVYFAAPDSTNPVTRVDHSGPGFIVASDVSTHQSVSFTNGAPIENGPANFLPFANGIKVGSVKGVSGIAVEKTGSTLAVSVRPENKIYLVHKRTGAAIRTISVPSPGALSFSPNGDLWTISGTSLCRITTPATTPNVSTPVSNLQEPLDLAVDPNGAFVVVVDAGSSQQVKAFSTTGSPILTFGQAGGYAANGPDVTHDKFLFLDREGKPGGSIAIGPDGSFWLSDVGNRRLLHFAADRTYLEEIMFQNVSYSTSVDANNPTRVFSDFLEFSVDYSKPLAQGWKLVRNWGANLPVEYFDFGCGVRQVTTLSNGRTYGAVAKKDVPGEELVELTAQGTRLTNIPFTPTKADPGTFETLTPTGALRRGHIYGDSGTTATFEEKPLLGFDDQNNPLWGSYTTLATAPATSKDPLTRCCSLGDFRMPSTTTDILISFDATKNNGWHLGGVRKGGSDWLWKASPTVSTSVPLDGLGSFDIGDNVNYPGNTVFTSGRNVIFGYHGEFWADHQACQFMHFYDDGLFVGQFGESSLGHESFEGVIPGLAGNSAFSFVTEVNGKIYLWANDESQHGPQRWLLDGAQTIRETTATGTLGQTQMLVIPVAPNPFPTGVAVQSGDGRVSFTWNPVADAKSYNVKLATSRGGIATLIAGGVESTGKTIANLTNGQTYYFSVSAVTNHSESVDSTPVAATPASLTSLVEVAGRYDQAGAEPSKLQVNGNQIAVGKPVLTKLSPLLGNLTLRDIGSAGYRIFSWSASNLTDSINLLPGNTIEPKSGWRTDGFLNYQFSVNNVPGSISGLYVVNTGTRKGTIDITPQHAGVYYLTVVMPARFHDAATYKVRISPKDQTLPSVGYDTTDTVGISHIYQFRFQGPVTLTIESISGIAAVQAVFLDEAGLIPQETTGFQLWQQQNFSSTDLANASLTGMLADFDRDGQSNLLEYALGTSPVRASRSAILTNILNWLGTDYLTLQFTRDYSVHDVTMRVGASSDLTNPSSWVWIDPDDLTYRISDLLDVPAKGLETIIVRDVLPAGAGPRFMRLSVGQP; the protein is encoded by the coding sequence ATGACTCTCTGGCGTTCCATAGCATTATTTCTGTTGCTGATCGGGCAGCTCACGGCGGCGACGCTTCCTTTCCAATTCACCCTCGACGAGGACGCCACGACCAGCGCGGGCGTTTTTACTCCCGATGGCACGCTCGTCCGCACGCTCTGGAGAAAGGTGGATTTCACCCGTGGCGACCACACTTCGACTTGGGATGGACTCACCGACGAGCAGGCTGCCGCTCCCGCCGGCTCCTACTCGGTGCGCGTCTTGTCGCATCACCTCGACTACATCTGGCAGGGCGCAATCGGCAACACTTCCACCGCGCAATACGGTCCCACGGTACATCGCGGCTTTCGCCCGTTGCGCGATCTAACCATTAGCGGCACGAACGCCTTCTACATCACCGGCTACGTCGAGGGCGACTACGATTTCCGCCAATTTCTAACCAACGACATCCAGCGGGTGAACGATCATTGGTGCTGGTATCGCAACACCGATGGCACGCTGGTGAGCCAGACGGGCAACATCTTCACCCCCGAATGGGTGGCAACCGATACGGATGGAACTTGGGTCTATTTCGCAGCTCCAGATAGTACTAACCCGGTGACGCGCGTGGACCATAGCGGGCCGGGTTTCATCGTGGCCTCCGATGTTAGCACGCACCAGAGCGTGAGCTTTACCAACGGCGCACCGATCGAGAACGGCCCGGCCAATTTCCTCCCTTTCGCCAATGGAATCAAAGTCGGATCGGTCAAGGGCGTCTCTGGAATCGCGGTCGAGAAAACGGGCAGCACCCTGGCCGTGAGTGTGCGTCCCGAGAATAAAATCTATCTCGTCCACAAGCGCACCGGCGCGGCGATCCGCACGATCAGCGTCCCCTCGCCCGGCGCATTATCCTTTAGCCCCAATGGCGATCTCTGGACGATCAGCGGCACGTCGCTCTGCCGGATCACCACGCCGGCGACGACTCCGAATGTTAGCACGCCTGTTAGCAATTTGCAGGAGCCCCTCGATCTGGCCGTCGATCCAAATGGGGCATTCGTGGTCGTGGTGGACGCGGGCAGCAGCCAGCAGGTGAAGGCGTTTAGCACGACCGGCAGTCCCATCCTAACCTTCGGACAAGCCGGCGGTTACGCTGCCAATGGACCCGACGTGACCCACGATAAATTTCTTTTCCTCGACCGCGAGGGCAAGCCGGGCGGCTCCATCGCCATTGGACCGGACGGCTCCTTCTGGCTGAGCGATGTCGGCAATCGCCGCCTGCTCCATTTCGCCGCCGACCGCACCTATCTCGAGGAGATCATGTTTCAAAACGTCTCCTACTCGACCAGTGTGGATGCTAACAATCCCACTCGTGTCTTCTCCGATTTCCTGGAGTTCTCGGTCGATTACTCGAAGCCGCTCGCGCAGGGCTGGAAGCTAGTACGAAACTGGGGCGCGAATCTGCCGGTGGAGTATTTCGACTTCGGCTGCGGCGTGCGCCAGGTCACGACGTTGTCGAATGGCCGGACTTACGGTGCTGTCGCCAAAAAGGATGTTCCCGGCGAGGAACTGGTCGAACTCACCGCGCAGGGCACACGGCTGACTAACATTCCATTCACACCCACGAAGGCCGATCCGGGAACCTTTGAAACGCTCACCCCGACCGGCGCGCTCCGTCGCGGCCACATCTATGGCGACTCCGGCACGACGGCCACCTTCGAGGAGAAGCCACTGCTGGGTTTCGACGACCAAAACAATCCGCTCTGGGGCAGCTACACCACGCTCGCCACCGCGCCCGCGACGAGCAAGGACCCACTCACCCGCTGCTGCAGCTTGGGCGACTTCCGAATGCCCAGCACTACGACTGACATTCTCATCTCCTTCGACGCGACAAAGAACAACGGTTGGCATCTCGGCGGCGTGAGGAAAGGCGGCAGCGACTGGCTCTGGAAGGCGAGCCCGACCGTTAGTACTAGCGTTCCACTAGATGGCCTGGGTTCGTTCGACATCGGCGACAATGTTAACTATCCGGGCAACACCGTTTTCACCAGCGGACGGAATGTCATCTTCGGCTACCACGGCGAGTTCTGGGCGGATCATCAGGCGTGCCAGTTCATGCATTTCTACGACGACGGATTGTTCGTCGGGCAATTTGGCGAATCGAGTCTGGGCCACGAAAGCTTCGAGGGCGTGATCCCCGGGCTCGCCGGCAACAGCGCGTTCTCCTTCGTCACTGAGGTTAATGGGAAGATTTATCTCTGGGCGAACGACGAGAGCCAGCACGGCCCGCAACGCTGGCTGCTCGACGGAGCGCAGACCATCCGCGAAACCACCGCCACCGGCACTCTGGGCCAGACTCAGATGTTAGTCATCCCCGTCGCGCCCAACCCGTTTCCCACGGGAGTTGCAGTGCAATCTGGCGATGGCCGCGTCTCCTTCACCTGGAATCCGGTGGCCGACGCGAAGAGCTATAACGTCAAGCTGGCCACCTCGCGCGGAGGCATCGCCACTCTCATCGCGGGCGGCGTGGAGAGCACCGGAAAAACCATCGCCAATCTCACCAACGGCCAGACCTATTACTTCTCCGTCTCCGCCGTGACTAACCATAGCGAGTCCGTTGACTCCACCCCCGTCGCCGCCACCCCGGCGAGTCTAACCTCCCTCGTGGAAGTCGCCGGACGTTATGATCAAGCTGGCGCGGAGCCATCCAAGTTACAGGTGAATGGTAATCAGATAGCGGTTGGCAAACCTGTGTTGACCAAGCTTAGTCCACTGTTAGGAAATCTAACCTTGCGCGACATTGGCTCGGCTGGTTATCGCATCTTTAGTTGGAGTGCCAGCAATCTCACCGATTCCATAAATCTGTTGCCCGGAAACACCATCGAACCCAAATCTGGGTGGAGGACGGATGGCTTTCTGAACTACCAGTTTTCCGTAAACAATGTGCCCGGTTCCATTAGTGGCCTATACGTGGTTAACACAGGAACAAGGAAGGGCACGATTGACATCACCCCCCAACATGCCGGCGTTTATTATCTCACGGTTGTCATGCCAGCACGGTTCCACGATGCGGCCACCTACAAAGTTCGGATTAGTCCCAAAGACCAGACTTTGCCGAGTGTCGGTTATGACACGACGGATACTGTAGGCATCAGCCACATCTATCAGTTTCGCTTTCAAGGTCCGGTCACACTGACGATTGAATCCATCAGCGGCATTGCGGCTGTGCAGGCTGTATTTCTAGATGAAGCAGGGCTCATTCCACAGGAAACCACCGGCTTCCAGCTTTGGCAGCAGCAGAACTTCAGCAGCACAGATCTAGCCAATGCGAGTCTCACTGGAATGCTGGCCGACTTTGATCGCGATGGACAATCCAACTTGCTGGAATACGCCCTGGGCACATCGCCCGTGCGCGCCTCGCGATCCGCTATTTTGACTAACATCCTGAACTGGCTGGGCACCGACTATCTCACCTTGCAGTTTA
- a CDS encoding urease accessory protein UreD, with amino-acid sequence MSQGIAGHLELVCGLDDRGVSTITRQSFRAPMHLSKPWREGATLIVHIVNQTAGLLAGDCIESRIEVESGARLLVTTPSASRAHRTDSGEIFLRQHFRVAAGGWLEVFPELFIPQAGTTCHQHTRIELESGASLLYIDTLAPGRVASGESFQYTALDWRTDLLIGGEPVVRERSRIVPDAPNLTALRHVFPHAYYGTVYLVTPTPLVGGDGALDDLLSLQSDSLWIGLSPLQPGAWAIKLLAADSPTLRRAIQQVRQAIYRALGEVEVPLRKL; translated from the coding sequence ATGAGCCAGGGCATTGCGGGTCATCTGGAGCTGGTCTGCGGGTTGGACGACCGGGGTGTGAGCACGATCACGCGGCAATCGTTTCGGGCTCCGATGCATCTCAGCAAACCGTGGCGCGAGGGCGCGACGTTGATCGTGCATATCGTGAATCAGACCGCTGGATTGCTGGCGGGGGATTGCATTGAAAGTCGGATCGAAGTCGAATCCGGCGCACGCCTCCTGGTGACGACGCCAAGTGCGAGCCGGGCGCATCGGACGGATTCCGGGGAGATCTTTCTGCGCCAGCACTTCCGCGTGGCGGCGGGCGGCTGGCTGGAGGTGTTCCCCGAGTTGTTCATTCCGCAGGCGGGAACGACGTGCCATCAGCACACCCGGATCGAACTGGAATCTGGCGCGTCGCTTCTCTACATCGACACGCTCGCACCGGGCCGCGTGGCCTCGGGCGAGAGCTTCCAATACACCGCGCTCGACTGGCGCACCGATCTGCTCATCGGCGGCGAACCGGTGGTCCGCGAGCGCTCCCGGATCGTTCCCGACGCGCCGAACCTCACGGCACTCCGCCACGTTTTCCCCCATGCCTATTATGGGACGGTCTATCTCGTGACGCCGACGCCGCTCGTCGGTGGTGATGGAGCGCTGGACGACCTGCTTTCCCTGCAAAGCGACTCGCTCTGGATCGGCCTGAGTCCGTTGCAACCCGGCGCGTGGGCGATCAAGCTCCTCGCCGCCGACAGCCCGACCTTGCGCCGCGCGATCCAGCAGGTGCGGCAGGCTATTTACCGCGCCCTGGGTGAAGTCGAAGTGCCGCTGAGGAAGCTCTGA
- the ureG gene encoding urease accessory protein UreG — protein MKHAVRIGIGGPVGSGKTMLVLRLCQWLAGEISLAVVTNDIYTREDAEFLVRNNALPADRVLGVETGGCPHTAIRDDTSMNLAAIAELERRHPDVQLILVESGGDNLSATFSPELVESFIYVIDVAQGDKIPRKGGPAIRHSDLLLINKTELAPYVGADLGVMARDAKLMRGDRPFLFADLRSEKGKDDLLAWLRREVLFA, from the coding sequence ATGAAACACGCTGTTCGTATCGGTATCGGCGGCCCTGTCGGGTCGGGAAAAACCATGCTCGTGCTGCGCCTCTGCCAATGGCTGGCCGGGGAAATCTCGCTGGCGGTGGTGACGAACGATATTTACACGCGGGAGGATGCGGAGTTTCTCGTGCGCAACAACGCGCTGCCCGCGGATCGCGTGCTTGGGGTGGAGACGGGGGGGTGCCCGCACACGGCGATCCGCGATGATACGTCGATGAATCTGGCGGCGATCGCGGAGCTGGAGCGGCGGCACCCGGACGTGCAACTCATCCTGGTGGAGAGCGGCGGCGATAATTTGTCCGCCACGTTTTCGCCGGAGCTGGTGGAGTCGTTTATCTATGTGATCGATGTGGCGCAGGGCGACAAGATCCCGCGCAAGGGCGGTCCGGCGATCCGGCACAGCGATCTGCTGCTCATTAACAAGACGGAGCTGGCTCCCTATGTCGGCGCCGATCTGGGGGTGATGGCGCGGGATGCGAAGCTGATGCGCGGGGACAGGCCGTTTCTGTTTGCGGATTTGCGCTCGGAGAAGGGGAAGGACGACTTGCTGGCCTGGCTGCGGCGCGAGGTGCTGTTTGCGTGA
- a CDS encoding COR domain-containing protein, whose translation MAKKKSNQTPEDIARQRIAEARASGDTTLDLSGLGLTTLPAEIGQLTALTELNLYRNKLTTLPAEIGKLSALIDLDVSSNFLVTLPAEIGDLTALSAFALFDNKLTKLPAEFTQLSVLKYLNLANNQLTDLLAEISRLSSLVLFILHDNQLTKLPDSLTDLASSHALTGLYLHTNPALGLPVEILGPTWLQVYTPDNRKLPEEQQIKPQAPVRIARYLRQLQAGSSYPLSEAKILVVGPGGHGKSSLIEYLRDGTFQKGKKTTEGIKVAPWMVPQDNGDGDLRLNVWDFGGQEIQHSTHEFFLSQRAVYVLVFQPRDDQAAAQGLYYWIDLIHLIAPNAPVIVALSKQDEYEGTVNDAGDLKKLHTKIIDFIPVSCDQTHPASKNMNRLRQAVLDAVRSELGHIHYKLPASWMAVKDGLEQPGIDFLGYGDYQQRCLAAGIADAEDQQLLAIFLNDLGTMLNYADRMPLENTHILNPKWVTEGVYAVVLAKELATNEGVFDDALLGKLLSDAKLQNHYPPEAQKFIKEMMLTFKLCYQLTQGGKSRRYLVPNALPAAAPEGVGEGMDDSLQFEIRFPRILPSSVISRFIVAMHSHRKTDKRWRLGLRSRIGEHDFLVTAHPKEKRIRIAVAGSGPSRARALEVIRQHFIEICREKEGLGNKEYTFPPGFPNAEAYPFDNLLEAERNEQPSIWLPGGVGNVEVVTWLNGVTDPKARAKIQKAIAELPNAGNPHANITYNIEKVEQMTGADMSKQENKTVTITAHDMTNVAVGIDQQLQDCLKMIQATTNAEMKSALEALHGQVTKLASSPELADKQTVKDDLESFTKEALKPQPRRKLLEVTGDGLVDAAKTVAAMGPLVIESVRQVMALLAP comes from the coding sequence ATGGCCAAGAAGAAATCCAACCAAACGCCCGAAGACATCGCCCGCCAACGCATCGCCGAAGCCCGCGCCAGCGGAGACACCACCTTGGATTTGAGTGGACTGGGCCTCACGACGCTGCCCGCAGAAATTGGCCAACTCACCGCTCTCACGGAGCTTAATCTTTACCGCAATAAACTGACAACGCTGCCCGCCGAGATCGGCAAACTTTCTGCTCTAATAGATCTCGATGTCTCCTCTAACTTTCTGGTGACGCTACCCGCCGAGATTGGCGACCTCACCGCGTTGAGTGCATTTGCTCTCTTCGACAACAAGCTGACAAAGCTGCCTGCTGAATTCACCCAACTCTCCGTCCTCAAGTATCTTAACCTAGCTAACAACCAACTGACGGACTTGTTGGCGGAGATTTCCCGCCTGAGTTCTCTCGTGTTATTTATTCTTCACGACAACCAACTCACGAAGTTGCCTGATAGTCTAACTGATCTTGCATCCAGCCACGCGCTCACTGGATTGTATCTGCACACCAATCCGGCTTTGGGACTGCCGGTGGAAATATTGGGCCCAACTTGGCTTCAGGTTTATACACCGGATAATCGAAAGCTGCCTGAGGAACAGCAAATCAAGCCCCAAGCGCCGGTACGTATCGCTCGGTATCTGCGCCAGTTGCAGGCGGGTTCCTCTTATCCCTTGAGCGAGGCCAAAATACTGGTGGTTGGCCCTGGCGGCCACGGTAAAAGCTCGCTGATTGAGTATCTCCGGGATGGCACATTCCAGAAGGGAAAGAAAACAACCGAAGGCATCAAAGTAGCACCGTGGATGGTGCCGCAAGACAATGGCGACGGAGACCTGCGACTAAATGTGTGGGATTTCGGCGGACAGGAAATTCAACATTCCACGCACGAGTTTTTCCTCAGCCAACGGGCAGTGTATGTACTGGTCTTCCAACCGAGGGACGACCAGGCGGCGGCGCAAGGGTTGTATTACTGGATCGACCTCATTCATTTGATTGCCCCAAATGCGCCAGTCATCGTGGCATTGAGCAAGCAGGATGAATACGAGGGAACGGTGAACGACGCGGGCGATCTCAAGAAGCTGCATACCAAGATTATCGACTTCATTCCCGTCTCCTGCGATCAAACGCACCCGGCTTCTAAGAATATGAACCGCTTGCGGCAAGCTGTGTTAGACGCTGTCCGCAGCGAACTCGGCCATATCCACTACAAGCTTCCGGCTTCCTGGATGGCGGTAAAAGATGGCTTGGAGCAACCCGGTATCGATTTCCTCGGTTACGGCGACTACCAACAGCGATGCCTAGCAGCGGGGATCGCAGACGCCGAGGATCAGCAATTGCTTGCCATTTTCCTAAACGACCTCGGCACGATGCTGAACTACGCCGACCGGATGCCGCTTGAGAATACTCATATCCTTAACCCCAAGTGGGTGACAGAGGGTGTGTATGCGGTGGTGCTGGCGAAAGAACTGGCTACTAACGAAGGCGTCTTCGACGATGCCCTGCTTGGTAAGCTGCTGAGCGATGCCAAACTGCAAAACCACTACCCTCCAGAGGCGCAGAAGTTCATTAAGGAGATGATGCTCACCTTCAAGCTCTGCTATCAATTAACGCAGGGTGGGAAGAGCCGACGGTATCTGGTTCCCAACGCGTTGCCCGCAGCCGCTCCGGAAGGGGTCGGGGAAGGGATGGATGACTCGCTTCAGTTCGAAATTCGGTTTCCTCGTATTCTGCCGAGTAGTGTAATTTCGCGCTTCATCGTGGCCATGCACAGCCATCGCAAGACCGACAAGCGTTGGCGGCTGGGCCTGCGGTCAAGGATTGGGGAGCATGATTTCCTAGTGACAGCGCATCCGAAGGAGAAGCGAATCCGCATCGCGGTGGCTGGCAGTGGCCCCAGTCGGGCGCGCGCATTGGAAGTCATACGCCAGCACTTCATCGAAATCTGTCGGGAGAAAGAGGGCTTGGGCAATAAGGAATATACCTTTCCCCCCGGTTTTCCGAATGCCGAAGCCTACCCCTTCGACAACCTGCTCGAAGCGGAACGTAACGAGCAGCCGTCAATCTGGCTACCTGGTGGGGTTGGGAACGTCGAGGTGGTTACGTGGCTGAATGGAGTGACTGATCCGAAAGCTCGCGCCAAAATCCAGAAAGCCATTGCAGAGCTACCAAATGCTGGCAACCCTCACGCAAACATCACCTACAACATCGAAAAGGTGGAGCAAATGACAGGAGCCGATATGAGCAAACAGGAAAACAAAACCGTTACTATAACCGCCCATGATATGACGAACGTTGCGGTAGGTATTGATCAGCAATTGCAGGATTGTCTGAAAATGATCCAAGCAACAACGAACGCCGAGATGAAGTCGGCGTTGGAAGCTTTGCATGGTCAGGTTACTAAGCTCGCATCAAGTCCAGAACTCGCCGACAAACAGACGGTGAAAGACGACTTGGAGAGTTTTACTAAGGAGGCATTAAAGCCCCAACCACGTCGTAAACTTTTGGAGGTGACCGGCGATGGATTAGTCGATGCCGCCAAGACAGTTGCGGCAATGGGTCCTCTCGTGATCGAGTCCGTGCGGCAAGTAATGGCTCTCCTGGCCCCTTAA
- a CDS encoding urease accessory UreF family protein has product MRSPDLPADSLPWLPFLLQTSDALFPTGAYAHSLGFEEIVRLRVVSDETSLGHFLHQQLLPALAGLELPTLRFAYDCDSTDDLLLLDREISAWKLARETREASAQLGTRRLKALQSIHPSPLLADFAHAIRSGHVLGHHLIVCALQARIEAVPLPAALTVYAYQSLAACCGAALKLIRIGQDGCQRVLRNASAAIPGAVASSMEVARADAGSFNPMLEIASMRHAHATERLFIS; this is encoded by the coding sequence GTGCGCTCCCCGGACCTCCCCGCAGACTCCCTCCCCTGGCTCCCGTTCCTCCTCCAGACCTCCGACGCGCTCTTTCCCACCGGGGCTTACGCGCATTCCCTCGGGTTTGAGGAAATCGTCCGGTTGCGCGTCGTCAGCGACGAAACCAGCCTCGGCCACTTTCTCCACCAGCAGCTCCTCCCCGCCCTCGCCGGGCTCGAACTCCCCACCCTCCGCTTCGCATACGACTGCGACTCGACTGACGACCTCCTGCTCCTCGACCGCGAGATCAGCGCGTGGAAACTCGCCCGCGAGACCCGAGAAGCCAGCGCCCAGCTCGGCACCCGACGGCTGAAAGCCCTCCAATCCATCCACCCCTCCCCGCTCCTCGCCGACTTCGCCCACGCCATCCGCAGCGGACACGTCCTCGGGCATCACCTCATCGTCTGCGCCCTGCAAGCCCGCATCGAAGCCGTGCCGCTGCCCGCCGCGCTCACCGTTTACGCCTACCAAAGCCTCGCCGCCTGCTGCGGAGCCGCCCTCAAACTCATCCGCATCGGCCAGGACGGCTGCCAGCGCGTCTTGCGAAACGCCTCCGCCGCCATCCCCGGTGCCGTCGCCAGTTCCATGGAAGTCGCCCGTGCCGACGCCGGCAGCTTCAACCCGATGTTAGAGATCGCCTCCATGCGCCACGCCCACGCCACCGAACGGCTGTTTATCTCGTGA
- a CDS encoding urease accessory protein UreE translates to MQLIRDHIHSHGDLPVIPLPVDRLTLAKRRWRGKAADGTEFGFDLEHHLHDGDTFHQEGIHIYRIQQTPEPVLSVVLDPDSTAAARLGWMIGNLHFQLGLAPNAVLVPDDPALRQLFEREHIAYQADHRVFHPLSGGHHH, encoded by the coding sequence ATGCAACTCATCCGCGACCACATCCACTCTCACGGCGATTTGCCCGTCATCCCCCTTCCGGTGGACCGGCTCACCCTCGCCAAACGACGCTGGCGGGGCAAAGCCGCAGACGGCACCGAGTTTGGCTTCGACCTCGAACACCACCTCCACGATGGCGACACCTTCCACCAAGAGGGCATCCACATCTATCGCATCCAGCAAACCCCGGAGCCCGTCCTCTCTGTCGTGCTCGACCCGGATTCCACCGCTGCGGCGCGCCTCGGCTGGATGATCGGCAACCTCCATTTCCAGCTCGGCCTCGCTCCCAACGCCGTCCTCGTCCCCGACGACCCCGCCCTGCGCCAGCTCTTCGAGCGGGAGCACATCGCCTACCAGGCCGATCACCGCGTCTTTCATCCGCTCTCCGGCGGACACCACCATTGA
- the ureC gene encoding urease subunit alpha, with product MSLSLSRRQYAEMFGPTVGDQVRLADTELFIQVERDLIAEAGAYGDEVKFGGGKVIRDGMGQSSTALDADCLDLVITNALILDAIQGVIKADIGIKAGRIVGIGHAGNPGIQQGISPNMIIGAATEVIAGEGCIITAGGIDTHIHFICPQQIEHALASGITTMIGGGTGPAHGTYATTCTPGKWNIHRMLEAADEYPMNLGFLGKGNCSTPEPLREQVLAGVIGLKLHEDWGTTPAAIDCCLGVADELDVQVAIHTDTLNESGFVEDSIAAFKGRTIHTFHSEGAGGGHAPDIIRVCGEPNVLPASTNPTRPFTVNTIDEHLDMLMVCHHLDSKIPEDVAFAESRIRPETIAAEDLLQDLGAFSIMSSDSQAMGRIGEVITRTWQTAHKMKTQFGPLTSELHPNADNFRALRYIAKYTINPAIASGIAHEVGSIEIGKLADLVVWKPAFFGVKPEVILKGGLIAMANMGDPNASIPTPQPTFYRPQFAAHGRAKFSTSVTFVSRVALESGDLPKLNKRLSAVSNTRHIGKRDMIWNNYLPHIEVDPETYTVKADGRELRCEPATVLPMAQRYFLF from the coding sequence ATGAGTCTTTCTCTTTCCCGCCGCCAATATGCTGAAATGTTCGGCCCGACCGTGGGCGACCAAGTCCGGCTCGCTGACACCGAGCTTTTCATCCAAGTCGAACGCGACCTCATCGCAGAGGCCGGGGCTTATGGTGACGAAGTGAAATTCGGCGGCGGCAAAGTCATCCGCGACGGCATGGGCCAATCCTCCACCGCGCTCGACGCTGATTGTCTCGACCTCGTCATCACCAACGCTCTCATTCTCGATGCCATCCAGGGCGTCATCAAAGCCGACATCGGCATCAAAGCGGGTCGCATCGTCGGCATCGGACACGCCGGCAACCCCGGCATCCAGCAGGGCATTTCTCCGAACATGATCATCGGCGCGGCCACGGAAGTCATTGCGGGCGAGGGTTGCATCATCACAGCGGGCGGCATCGACACGCACATTCATTTCATCTGCCCGCAACAGATCGAGCACGCCCTCGCCAGCGGCATCACGACGATGATCGGAGGTGGCACCGGCCCAGCGCACGGGACTTACGCGACGACCTGCACACCGGGAAAATGGAACATTCACCGAATGCTGGAAGCCGCCGACGAATACCCGATGAACCTCGGCTTCCTCGGCAAAGGAAACTGCTCCACGCCCGAGCCACTCCGCGAGCAAGTGCTGGCCGGCGTGATTGGACTCAAACTCCACGAAGACTGGGGCACGACTCCCGCCGCGATCGATTGCTGCCTCGGCGTCGCGGACGAACTCGATGTGCAGGTCGCGATTCATACCGATACCCTGAACGAATCCGGCTTCGTCGAAGACTCTATCGCGGCGTTTAAGGGACGCACCATCCACACCTTCCACAGCGAAGGCGCGGGCGGCGGACACGCGCCGGACATCATTCGAGTTTGCGGCGAACCTAATGTTTTGCCGGCATCGACCAACCCGACGCGCCCATTCACCGTCAACACCATCGACGAGCATCTCGACATGCTGATGGTCTGCCATCACCTCGATTCGAAGATCCCCGAGGACGTGGCTTTCGCCGAATCGCGCATCCGACCCGAGACCATCGCGGCGGAGGACTTGCTGCAGGATCTCGGCGCGTTTTCCATCATGTCCAGCGACTCGCAAGCCATGGGCCGCATCGGGGAAGTCATCACGCGCACCTGGCAGACGGCGCATAAGATGAAGACCCAATTCGGCCCGCTAACATCCGAGTTGCATCCGAATGCCGACAACTTCCGTGCCCTGCGCTACATCGCGAAATACACCATCAACCCCGCCATCGCCTCGGGCATCGCGCATGAGGTGGGTTCCATCGAAATCGGGAAACTCGCCGACCTCGTCGTTTGGAAACCGGCGTTCTTCGGCGTCAAACCCGAGGTCATCCTGAAGGGCGGCCTCATCGCCATGGCGAACATGGGCGACCCAAACGCCTCCATTCCCACACCGCAGCCCACGTTTTATCGCCCGCAATTCGCCGCGCACGGACGCGCCAAGTTTTCCACGTCGGTCACCTTCGTCAGTCGAGTTGCATTGGAATCGGGCGACCTGCCGAAGCTCAACAAACGCCTCTCCGCCGTCAGCAACACCCGGCACATCGGCAAGCGCGACATGATCTGGAACAACTACCTGCCCCACATCGAAGTCGATCCCGAGACCTACACCGTCAAAGCCGACGGACGCGAACTCCGCTGCGAACCCGCCACCGTCCTCCCCATGGCCCAGCGCTACTTCTTGTTCTAG
- a CDS encoding urease subunit beta → MIPGEIIVAVAPNIPANVGLLTKPLTVSNTGDRPIQVGSHYHFFETNSALEFDRNLARGFRLNIPAGTAVRFEPGDTREVELVVLGGTREVFGLNAKINGKL, encoded by the coding sequence ATGATCCCTGGAGAAATCATCGTCGCCGTTGCTCCTAACATTCCCGCGAATGTCGGGCTTCTAACCAAACCGCTCACTGTTTCCAACACCGGCGACCGGCCTATCCAGGTCGGCAGCCACTATCATTTCTTTGAGACCAATTCCGCACTCGAGTTTGATCGCAATCTAGCTCGAGGATTCCGTCTGAACATTCCCGCTGGCACGGCCGTCCGGTTCGAGCCCGGCGACACGCGCGAAGTCGAGTTAGTAGTCCTCGGCGGCACCCGCGAAGTCTTCGGACTCAACGCAAAAATCAACGGCAAACTATGA